The following is a genomic window from Sphingorhabdus sp. Alg231-15.
ATGTCAGCGCCTTTAGTCACTGCGACTGCTCAAGTCGAGCAATGATGGGGATTTTAGTGCGATTTTTGGACCTGCAGATGCTTGACAATCGCTTATTAGATCGTCATAGGCCGCGTCTTGCAATTGGCTCCGCACCCCGGTGAAGCGGTAGCCGCGTTAATCCAGTAGGGTTTTCGGTGCATTCCGGGACGAATAGACATAGCAAATTAGGAGTCATTGAAATGACAAAGCGTACCAGCTCGAAATATAAACTTGACCGCCGCATGGGCGAAAATATTTGGGGTCGCCCAAAATCACCTGTCAATCGCCGCGACTATGGTCCGGGCCAGCACGGTCAGCGCCGCAAAGGCAAACTGTCTGACTACGGTATTCAGCTGCGCGCCAAGCAGAAGCTGAAAGGCTATTATGGCGACGTGACGGAGAAACAATTCAAGCGCGCTTACAAAGAAGCATCAAGCATGAAAGGCGATACCAGCCAGAACCTAATCGGTCTGCTGGAGCAGCGTTTGGACATGGTTGTTTACCGCGCCAAGTTCACACCAACAATTTTTGCTGCTCGTCAACTCGTCAGCCACGGCCACATTCGTGTGAACGGCGTAAAATGTAACGTTGCTTCGCGCAAAGTGCAGCCCGGTGACGTTGTTTCCTTGAGCGACAAAGCCAAAGAGATGCTGCTGGTTATTGAGGCTCAGAGCCTGCCAGAGCGTGAAATTCCGGAATATGTCACGCCAGACGGAACCGACAAGGTTACCTATGTCCGCGTTCCTACTTTGGACGAAGTGCCTTATCCGGTGACGATGGAACCCAATCTGGTGGTCGAATTCTATTCGCGCTAATTGGCATTGTGATATTCAAAAAAAAGGGCGGCCCGTTGGAGCCGCCCTTTTTTGTATCATTGTACTGCGCTATTTTGGCAGGAAACTAGAAGATTTTTCCAGCATGTCTATTCTGACGTCAGAGCGCCGCAGGCTATGGGCTAGCCCTTTATATTCAACGAAAGTAACAGTTTTTCCAGCACCACGAAGTTTGTTTTCCATGAGTTTGGAATGGTTGATTCTGACATTTCGGTCATAGTCGCCATGAAACAGCATCACTGGTGCCTTCATTTTGGCGACATTCTGTGCTGGTGATCCCTCTTTGATATGTGGACCGTTACCTATCCGATCGTCGGCGACCGCACTGTTATAATAGTTGTTATTGTTCCGTTTTTTCAAAGACAGATCGGTAACTGGCGCGATTGCGACAACTGCCTTGAACAAATCAGGATAGGTCGCCGCCGATTGCAACGCGGCATATCCACCATAGGACCATCCGACGATCGATAGCGCTTCTGGTTTTGCAATTCCTTGATCAATCAACCACTGGCCGCCCGCGGAGATATCGCCGATCGCAGTACGCCAGGACTTATAACCGTTATTCAAGAACCATTGCTCACCATATCCGGTCGATCCGCGAAAATTGGGCTGTAAAACCGCAAAGCCCTGGCTGACGTAAAACTGTGCCAACCAATCAAACCCCCATTCATCACGGGCTTCTGGTCCACCATGGGGCATCACGATTGCTGGTATATTTTTTGGGGATACACCAACGGGTAACGTCAAATAGCCAGGTATCATTGTGCCGTCAGCGGCGGGATAGGATACCGGTTTGACTTGAGCGAGCTTATTGTTCTCGACGGCAGGGCGCACACCCAAGAGAGGCCGCAATTGCTTTGTGGTCTTGTCGAACAGAAAATATTGTCCCGGATCAATATCGGAACCAGCCCAGATCAATAGCTTGTTTTCATCCAGGCTCGCGTCTGCAAATTGGATGGAATAGTCTTTTCCAAGCGCCTTACCCAAAGCAGAGGCGAGTCTTTCCAAGGCCGGATCAAAATAGACTCCTTGCCGCTTTTCAGTCGCATAGCTTACACCGACAACCCTTTGGTTTCGACCTATTCTGATCAATCCATCCACATCAACTTCATCATGCGCGAACACGACCTTTCGTTCGCCGCTTCCATCTAAAGAAATTGATAATAACGCCCTGCGGCCCTTATGCGGTGCAAATCCGTATACACGATTAGTTTTGGGATCGACCGCATAGGGATTAAATCCGGTGCGATTTGCATAATCAAGCTTTCCGAGAGATCGCCAATCATTGTCAGATTGGTAAAAATATTTGATTTGACCGCTATCGAGTTCCGTGCTGCCTTTCTTGATCCTGCTTCCTTTTATACGGACATTGCCGAGACCATCGGTGATATATTCAACGGCTTCCTGTTTGGGTCGTTCGACCATTTTTGCTTTTCCGGTCAGCGTGTCGATCTTCTCAACAGCCAGTCCCCGACCGAGTTTTGCAATTCTTGTGCGGGCATTAGCCTCTTCCAGATGATAGCGGGTCATTAGCACCGCATTGTCTTCCTGTGGCAGCCAGTCGACAATACTGCCTCCACCTAAGCTATAACCGATTGCATTCCTTGCTTGTTTCTTGCTCAGCAGCTTGGGATTGCTGCCGTCGGCGTTAACCGCGAACACGCTCGAAAAACCATAAATATCGCCGGCATATTCTTCTAGGCCTCCAATTTTACAGGCTAAGCGTTCGTTCGAAACCCACCCACACCAAAATAAGCTTTCAGGATCGCCAGATGATGTCGTTACCCGAACCGGCTCATTCCCTTTCGTCAGATCAATGGAATAGAGGTCAGTTTGCAATCCGGGGCCCGGAGAAATAAATGCAATTCTAGTACCATCAGGAGAAAGGCTAATGTCTTGAATAGCCGGCATTGAGCCGAAAATTGTGGCCTGATCGTTGGCCAATACTGGTGTCGCAACAGAACTCGCGAGAATAGAAACCGCGACTAACGGCTTAGTGATGTTTAACAATGATGCCCCCTAATTATACAATACTGTAAACTTTGTAATCCGACCACTATCAGCATGAGCAATTAAGAACGCAAGCGCAAATCTGTATTTCAGAATATTTTGGACTTGCGCACAGCTTGCGCTTGCTATCGGTCTCTGCCACTAATCTCGGCATAGCCGTGAGGCAAAGTTTGATATGAGGATTTGAAATGCAAAAGAAATGGTTTGCCCTTGCGCTGATACCGGCGCTGGCTTTGACAGCATGTAAGAAAGTGGAGAGCCCAGAAAACGGCGCACCGTTGCCAGAAGTTGCTGCGCCGGAATTGTCGCTTGATACGATGCGCGATATTACACAGGAACTTTCATCTGATGCTTTTGAAGGCCGTGCTCCGGGCACAATAGGGGAAGAAAAAACCCTTGCTTTGCTGACCCAGAAATTTGCCGAAGCCGGCATCGAACCAGGCAATGGTGATAGCTGGTTTCAGGATGTCCCATTGGTCGAGATTGAGGCCAAAAACGTGTCCGATCTGACCATCAAGGGTGGCACTGGAGACATGAACTTTAAATATGGTCCTGAGATGGTTATCACATCCTATCAAGAGCAGCCAAAAATTGAAGTTGTCGATAGCGAGTTGGTTTTTGTCGGCTACGGCATTAATGCGCCTGAGCGCGAGTGGAATGACTACGAGGGTGTAGACGTCAAAGGCAAAACCGTTGTCATCCTGGTCAACGATCCTGATTTCGGTACCGAAAGCCTGGAAGGAGAATTTGGCGGGCGGGCGATGACCTATTATGGCCGCTGGACCTATAAATATGAGGAAGCAGCGCGTCAGGGCGCGGCGGCGGCCTTGATCATTCATGATACTGCACCGGCGGCTTATGGCTGGAATGTGGTGGAATCGAGTTGGAGTGGTCCGCAATTCTATGCGCAGTCAGCCAATGGCGGTGCCGATCAGACGAAGGCGAATGGCTGGGTTCAAAAAGAGGTCGCTTCGAAGGTTTTTGCGAGTGCCGGTCAAGATCTGGAAGCGATGATGACCGCCGCGAAAACCAAAGATTTCAAAGCCGTGCCGCTTGGCCTGACTGCTTCGATGTCCTTTGAAAATGATATTAGCAAGATGGACAGCAAAAACGTCATCGGCTTGATCAAGGGTAAGACCCGGCCCGATGAATATGTGCTCTACACTGCGCATTGGGATCATCTGGGGCGCTGCAAGCCGGCACCAGACGGTGATGATATTTGTAACGGCGCTGTCGACAATGCGACCGGAACCGCAGCATTGGTCGCTCTGGCTGAAGCACATGTCAAAGCAGGCGCACCGGATCGCAGTATTGTTTTTCTGGCGGTAACGGCGGAAGAATCCGGTCTGTTAGGCTCGAAATATTATGCCGAAAATCCAATCTATCCGCTCAACAAGACGGTTGGCGGTGTGAACATGGATGCCTTTGGCATGGCTGGTCCTGCGAAAAATATAGTGGTGGTTGGTAAGGGTAAATCACAGCTTGATCGTTATCTTGAAGGCGCGCTGACTGTTGACGGGCGAACTGCCGAAGCAGAGCCGACACCTGAAAAGGGCTTTTACTATCGCTCCGACCATTTCAGCTTCGCTAAGCTGGGTGTTCCGATGATCTATTTCGAAGGTGGCGAAGACCTTGTTGAAGGTGGTCGTGAAGCAGGAGAAGCGGTGAGCAAGGACTATACCGAGAACCGTTACCACGGACCAAAGGATGAGTTTAATCCGGATTGGAACTGGGACGGTGTTATGGGCGACCTGAAAGTCTATTATACGGTTGCACGGATGCTGGCGATGACGGAGGATTGGCCGAACTGGAATGACGGTGACGAATTCCGGGATATTCGTGACAAGAGCCGCGCCGGGGCCTAGTCGCTAACCTTTTGGATAGACCATGAGATGGCCAGCCGAATGGGAGCCGCATGAAGCAGTCTGGATTGGCTTTCCCGGCAATCCCATAGAATGGCCCGAGCAATTGGAGGAGGCGCAGCGCGAAGTTGCCGCCTTCGCCAATGCCATTTGCGACAATGGTGATGGCGAGCAAGTTGTACTTGTGTGTCGTGATAAACAGGATGTTGATACAGCTACAGCAATGGTTGATGACCCAGTTCACATCATCAATGAGGCATTTGGTGACATCTGGTTGCGCGACACGGGACCGATTATCACCGTTGGCAGCAATGGCCGCGAAGCGCATAATTTTGGCTTTAACGGCTGGGGTCGAAAGTTTGAGATGGCCGGCGATCAGGACATCGGTGCGCGTCTGGCCCAATCACGGGGCCTGTATATCCGAGACCATGATTGGATCTTGGAGGGCGGTGCGATAGATGGTGATGGTCAAGGCGCTTTGGTCACGACCGAGCAATGCGTTCTCAATAATAATCGCAACAAACAGATGAACCAGCAGCAGCTTGAATCAAGCTTGCGTGAGGCTCTGAATACCAAAAAAATATGTTGGCTCGGCAAGGGTTTGATGGCGGACCATACCGATGGTCATGTCGATAATTTGGCCCGCTTTGTTGCTACTGGCACGGTAGCGATTCCCAAGGCCAGTGATGGCAATGATCCCAATGGAGGGATTTTCGAAGATGCGGTGCTACGGGCAGTTGCAACTGGCCTGGAGGTCGTCCGATTGCCCTCAGTCGGGAAATATGAAATTGATGACGCTGTTGCACCGGCAAGCTATATGAATTTCTATATCGGCAACACGGTTGTTGCAGTTCCCCAATATGACGCTGTTAATGATGATCGAGCAGTAGAGGCGATCGCAGCCCTGTTTCCGGAACACAAGGTTGTGGGCCTCTCCAGTACCGCATTGCTGAATGGTGGTGGAAGCTTTCACTGCATCTCCCAGCAAATCCCAGTAGCCCAGATTTTGTAACTTCTGCCGTGATCGGTCGAACTATGCTTGAGGGGAGCAAAATGCTATCCTGATTAAATTGTTTAGGGGATAGTAATGGCTGACGGAATTTTGAGTGTTTTGAGCACGCTCACCTATATATTGGTTTTCTTGCTAGGTCTTGGGTTGGCTAGCGTGATTGTGCTATTCTTCGTTGATATTACGCAGAAGCAAGATGCTGTACGCCGCAACTACCCGGTCATCGGTCGCTTCCGCCATTTGTTCAGCAGCTTGGGTGAATTTTTCAGACAATATTTTTTCGCAATGGATCGCGAGGAAATGCCTTTTAACCGGGCAGAACGGGAATGGGTCGGACGCGCGGCGAAGGGGAAAGGCAATACCATCGCCTTTGGATCGACCAAGAATCTTGATCCAGCCGGAACACCGATTTTCGTTAACTGCCCGTTTCCGACGCTGGAAAAAGATGCCGCTGAAACCGCGACATGCACATTGGGCCCTTTTTGTGAAAAGCCCTTTGAAGCCAAGTCGCTATTCAACATTTCGGCAATGAGCTTTGGAGCCTTGTCGGTTCCCGCCGTTCGGGCATTGTCGCATGGTGCGAAAATGGCGGGATGCTGGATGAATACTGGCGAAGGTGGACTGTCTCCCTATCATCTGGAAGGGGGCTGCGACATTGTCTTCCAAATTGGTACGGCCAAATATGGGATCCGGAATGACGATGGCAGCCTGAATGATGACAAACTGCGCGCTGTGGCGGATCATGAGCAAGTGCGGATGTTTGAAATAAAAATGTCTCAGGGCGCAAAGCCGGGCAAGGGTGGTATACTGCCGGGCGAGAAGGTTACCGATGTTATCGCCAAGGTACGCGGTATTCCCGAAGGCCAAGCCTCGATTTCCCCCAATCGGCATCCTGAAATCAACAATGTCCACGATATGCTCGATTTTATCGATAATGTTCGCAAAGTTACCGGCAAGCCGACTGGTATCAAAGCCGTGGTCGGTGCTTATGGCTGGCTGGAAGTCCTTTGCCAGGAGATCCATCGTCGCGGCATAGAAAGCGCACCGGATTTCTTCACTCTTGATGGCGGTGATGGCGGGACCGGTGCCGCACCCATGCCGCTGATGGATAATGTTGGCCTGCAGCTTGATGAAAGCTTGCCGATGCTGTCGGACATTTTGCACAAATATGGATTGAGAGAGCGCGTGCGCATTATTGCTTCAGGCAAGCGGATTACGCCAAGCGAAGTCGCTTGGGCGCTTTGTGCCGGTGCAGATTTTGTCAATAGCGCGCGCGGTTTCATGTTCTCTCTGGGCTGTATTCAAGCGATGAAGTGCAACAAAAATACTTGCCCCACTGGTATCACCACTCATGATCCTCGCCTGCAACGCGGGCTTGACCCAACGGATAAGAAGGTCAAGGTGGCGAACTATTGTAAAAGCGTTGTCCATGAGGTTGAAGTGCTGGCCCATAGCTGCGGCGTTGATGAGCCCCGACAACTAAGCCGCAAACATGTTCGCATCGTCCAAGATACTGGCAAATCCATTCCTCTGAATGAACTTTATCCCCGGCCAGAAGTTGCGACGGAATTCAAGATGATAGAAGATGTCTCTGGATAAACTGCTTTGCATCACCGTGCAGCTGATTTATGTTCGATATCAGAGAGATATTCCCCAACTGAAAGGTCTGAATGAATGACTAAGAAGTTCCTATTCGCCAGCGTCGCGACAGCATTGTTGGCAACCGCAGGCGTTCCTGCGCTGGCAAAAGATCAAGCAAAAGACGGCGCGATGCATAGTGACGCCAATCTGGCAGCCGTGATCAACCATGATCGGCGCAAGGATGACAAGGCCCGTGATGTTTATCGCAACCCTTCTGAAACTCTGGCATTTTTCCAGGTTAAACCGACACATATAGTAGCGGAATATGGCCCAGGCGGAGGATGGTATACGCGGATATTGCTGCCCTATCTGAGCGGCAGTGGAAAATATGTCGCTGTCAACGGAAACAGTGACAGCATCAACTTTACCAGCCGGGCCCGGGAAGGGCGCTCCAAAAGCTGGCCCGAGCGCTTTCCGGATGCGGCATCAGGATGGACGGGTGTGCCAGCTGACCAGATTGCCGCATATGAAAGCGATGAAGTACCCGAAGAGATGAAGGGCAAAATTGATCGTATTCTGATATTCCGTTCTATGCATGGTATGCTCAATGGCGCTCGTTCCGATTCCGAATTACAGGCGCTACGATCAATATTGGCGGATGATGGCATGATCGGTATCGTCCAGCACCGCGCCAATGAAGACGCTACCTATGCGACGTCGAAGGGCACAAAAGGCTATTTGAAGCAGAGTTCGATCATCGCCCTGTTTGAGCTTAACGGTTTTGAACTGGTAGATTCGTCCGAAATCAACGCCAATCCAAAAGACACCAAAGATTACGAAAAAGGCGTCTGGACCCTGCCACCTGTTCTGACCAATAAGGATCAAGACAGAGCCAAATATCAGGCCATTGGTGAGTCTGACCGTATGACCTTGTTATTCAAGAAACGGCCTTAATTTTTGCAGGGAGACGACTGAAACAGTCGCTCCGGCTATCAACCGACTTCCGAACGAGAGGAAAAATGATGAAAAAGAAATTGATCATGATAGGCACTATGACGGCTTTGGGATCGCTTGCACTTATGCCCGCTTCCGCAAATCATCACGCCAAAGAAGGTGTGTCGCACGAAACCAACCTGGGTGCTGTCATCGCCCATGAGCGGCGCGCAGAGGACAAGGCACGTGATAAATATCGGCATCCGGCTGAGACCGTCAGTTTCTTTGGTATCCAGCCCAGTCACACGGTTGTTGAATATGTTCCTGGCGGCGGTTGGTACTCCCGGGTATTGGCGCCTTATGTTGCTGAAAAAGGCAAGTTTATCGGCCTGACATTCGCGCCCGACCCTTTGCCTTTCGGCGATGAAGCCAAGGAACGTATTCGCGGCTTCCCTGCCAAGTTTCCTAATGATGTGGCCGATTGGACGGGCATGCCAGCTGCGAAATTTTCCGCCTATACAACGGACAAAGTGCCGGAAGAAGCCAATGGTACTGCGGATTTTGTAATAATTCCGCGGATGATGCACAATTTGATGCGCTGGAATCTGGCAGATAGCGAGATCAAGGTGATGCGCAATATGCTGAAAGATGGCGGCATGGTTGGTATCATTCAGCATCGCGCGAAGGACAGCACGCCGTTTAGCTATGCCGATGGCAACAAAGGCTATTTGCGTACGGATACGGTGGTGAAGTTTATGGAAGCGCATGGCTTTGAATTGGTCAAACAATCGGAAATCAACGCCAATCCAAAAGACACTGCGGACTATCCTAAAGGTGTCTGGACCCTGCCGCCACGCTATGCCGAGGGCGATACGGACAAAGCCAGATTTACTGAGATCGGTGAATCGGACCGCATGACATTGTTGTTCAAAAAGCTGCCATGACGTCATGTTGATATATGGGTGAGTTTGCGGTCCGGGCGATAGTTTCGGGGGTGATTGTTGCCATTGTTGCAATCATCGCCCGCCGCTATCCGGCCATGGGTGCGCTAATCGCGTCACTGCCACTAATCTCCATCTTGGCGATGATCTGGTTGTGGCGCGATACCGGCGATACGGAATTGCTAGCCGGACATGTGCAGGCAACGTTCTTCTACGTTATTCCTAGTCTGCCGATGTTTCTCATCATCCCGGTCATGTTGCGACAGGGGATCAACTTCTGGGCGTCGCTGTCAGCGGGTATTTTGGTCACGATTATCCTCTATTTAGCGACAATTCCGATTGCAGCCCGTTTCGGCATCAAGCTATGAGCGCGTCATGACACAGAATATCACGGTTGCCGCTTTGCAATTGGCCCTAAACGGCAACGAAGTAGAAAATATCGAGGCGGTGAGCGCGCATGTGGCCGAAGCGGCAGAGCAGGGCGCACAGATTATATTGCCACCGGAACTGTTTGCCGGTCCGTATTTTTGCAAGACCGAAGATGAAGCATTATTTGCGCTGGCAAAACCAACACAAGACAGCGCGCCCGTTAAAGCCATGCAAAAGCTTGCAAAGCAATTGGGAGTAGCGATCCCCGCAAGCTTCTTTGAGCGCGAAGGACCACATCATTATAACAGCGTCGCGATGATCGATCCGAACGGGGAGATCATGGGTGTATATCGCAAGAGCCATATTCCCGACGGGCCGGGCTATGAGGAAAAATTCTATTTCCGCCCCGGCAATAGCGGTTTCAAGACCTGGGATGTCTTTGGAACCACCATCGGTGTCGGTATATGCTGGGACCAATGGTATCCTGAAACAGCACGGGCAATGGCATTGTTGGGAGCAGAAGTCCTGTTTTACCCAACCGCGATTGGTTCAGAACCTTATGACGCCGGCCTTGACACCAGCCGGATGTGGCGGCGCGCGATGCAGGGACACGCCGTTAGCAATTGCATGCCAGTGGTTGCGAGCAATCGCATTGGGGAGGAAGATGGGCAGAGCTTCTATGGTCATAGCTTCATCGCCAATGAATGGGGTGATCTGGTGCTGGAATATGGTGCTGAAGATAGCGGAGTCCTTGTCGCGACCTTTAATCTGGAACAGGCGCGCAAGCACCGGGCAGGTATGGGTTTTTTCAGGGATCGGCGACCAGAGCTATACGGGCGCTTGGTTGAGGATTGTTAACGACGCGCCAAGGTTGTCCGAAATACCTCTTCAAACATCGCGGCCGTCAGTCGCTTCGTGTTCACATTATACCGGCTGCAATGATAGCTATCGATCAAGATCCGGCCATCGGGTAATCGATGCTCCGCGCCATGCGCGAACTTATGGTCTGCCAACCTGCCGCCGGTCATTCTGACTACGCTGTCATGTGCAATTTTCCCTAGGGCCAGGATAACTTTCAAGTTGGGCAAGCCATCAAGAGCCTTGATGAGATAGGGGCGGCAATTGTTAATCTCCACACCATTGGGTTTGTTCTCTGGCGGCAGGCATTTGACTGCATTGAGGATCATCGCACCATTCAGGGTCACACCATCATCCGCGCGAGATTGAAACTTGCCGTTGGAGAGACCAACATTGTCCAACGTTGCGAAAAGCAGGTCGCCGGATGCGTCGCCGGTAAATGGTCTGCCGGTCCGGTTTGCACCTTCCTTGCCGGGTGCAAGTCCGACAATCGCGAGCCATGCATTGGGATCACCGAAGGCAGGAACCGGGGCGTTCCACCAATCGCCATGTTCTTTGCGGAGTGACTTGCGCAAACCGACTAAGCGCGGACAGCGGCGACAGTCTTTCGGTGCTTCGGCAAAAGGAAGGGGGCTATGATCGCTCATAACCCCCGCCTAAGATTATTTGGACATCGCGTCCAGTAAAGGACTGAAAAATCAGTCTTTCAACTCAGCCGGTACAATGCCGCCATTGGCCGCAATTTCCGACATAACGCGCTTGTGCAGAGCGATATTATCTTCGGCCGATCCGCTATAGCTGGCGTTGCCTAATTCCTGCGCCAGGGCCTTCCGGTTTTCATAGCTCGCATCAATTTGGACCAGTTTCATTAGATCCACTATCGACGTGCGCCAGTTTAGCTTGTCTGATCCGGGGATATTGTCGAGCCTTGCGGTGACATCGACCTCGGTAATGGCTGCGCGTGCCGCTGGTGCTGCTTCGGCTGCCGGAGCTGCTGCTTCCGGTTCAGCGGCTTTTGCTTCGCCGCCGAAAATGGCGCTTTTGATTTTTCCAAATATGCTCATGATTATGCTCCTCTTTGATTCCTCAGGGATATTTTTGTTTGCCCTTGAGACCGTTCTTCGGAGTTCCATTGCGTAGAGTCAAATGCCGCATGGTGTTTTTTTGCCGATCAATGGTGTACTAGAGTGTAAATACTCGTAAACCTTTGCAACTCATGCGTTTTGGGTAAGAAAACATGCTAATGAGGGGTTTAAATCGACAGAATCAATAATGACCCCTGCGGGGCTTAAGGAGACCGGAAATGAGCATTTTGGAAATATTACAACAGTCAGGTGGCATCGAAACCATGGCACGTGAACTGGGTGTAAATGAAAGCGTAGCTCAAGCGGGTGCAGCTGCTCTGCTCCCGGCCGTTCTCGGCGGTTTTAAGAAAACCACGCAGGCGCATCCCAGTGGTCTGGATGGCCTGGGCGGTCTCTTGGGGCAGCTCGGTGGTGGCGGGTTGTTGGACAATGTGTTAGGAACCGAGCCTACCCCGGTAAATCAGGGCAATGAAGTGCTCGGCCAGATTTTCGGATCTAAGGAGGTCAGCCGTACGGTTGCAGCCGGTGCCGAGCAACAAACGGGTATAAGCAGCGATTTGCTGAAAAAAATGCTTCCCGTCGTTGCGATGATGGTTGCTGGCTATATGGCAAAGCAGGGCGGTGATGATAGCGGCAATGGCGGAGGCGGCCTCGGCGGTCTGATTGGCGGTCTGCTCGGTGGCGGTTCGTCCGCATCATCGTCGGGTGGTCTAGGCGGATTAGGGTCGCTGCTTGACCTTGATGGCGACGGCAATCCGCTCGATGATATCATCGGCATGGCGGGCAAGCTGGCACGTTAGAAGAACAACCAAAGGAGAGAAGAAATGGGACTTTTGGACAATGCACTGGGCATGTTGCCTGACAATGTAAATCTGGACAGCTTGGCTGAAAAAGTCGGCATGTCAGCTGACGAACTGAAATCTGGTGGGGAAGCGCTCTTCACGAAATTGCAGGATGGCAGCGTTGATAAAGCAACCGCAATCAAGGAAGCTGCGGCCGAAGCCGGCGTCGATGCGGAGAAACTTAAAGGCCTTATGCCCGCGATGGCAGAAAAGGCTGGGTTAGACGGCGAAGGCGGTCTGATGGACAAGCTCGGCGGTGAGGACGGTATCCTTGGCAAAGTCAGTGGTTTTCTGGACCGTGACGGTGATGGCAATCCGCTGAATGACATTACGGACATGGCCAAGGGCTTCTTTAAGAAATAAGTCCGGACCGGGATGTCCGACAATCAGGTGATTTGTTCGGGCATTTCTTCCAAAATCAATACGCCATCGGCGACATCAACAATGCGCGCGGTCTCACCCTTTTTCAGGTCAGGACCGCGTGCAGACCAAATTCCATCGGCCACTTTGACACGACCAGATGTCGCGTTGACCGGTTTGACGACGGTGACGGTCGTTCCGATCATGCGCGCTGCCCGGTCGTTGAGTAGTGGGTCTTCACTTTTTACAACATTGGTCAAATACCAACGACGACCCAGTAACACGCTTGCAATGGTAGAAAGACCGAATAACGTCAGCTGACCAGCCAGAGTCAGTTCAATAAATGTACTGGCAATACCGGTAACCGCCGCCGCCGCAGCAACCCAGATCAGGAAAACGCCAGGCACAAATATCTCTGCCAGGGCTAGCAAGGCTGCCAAGGTTAGCCAGACATAAGCGGGATTGGTGGTTATCAAATCTGTCATATCATGTCTGTGGTGCGATTACTGCTCAAACGGGCCCTTGCGTCTGGTCTTGGTCGGCGGTGTTGATGGCGCGTTATCGCCTAATGCTTCCTTGGCGAGCTCGCCAATACCACCCAATGTACCGATTAGCTGTGTGGCCTCCACCGGGAACAGGATGGTTTTGGCATTGGGCGAGACCGCAAATTTCTCGACTGCTTTGACATAGTCTTGTGCCACAAAATAATTGATCGCCTGGGCGTTTCCGGAGGCAATGGCCTCGGAAACCATCTGGGTTGCTTTGGCTTCGGCTTCTGCTTCGCGTTCACGGGCCTCGGC
Proteins encoded in this region:
- a CDS encoding class I SAM-dependent methyltransferase, encoding MTKKFLFASVATALLATAGVPALAKDQAKDGAMHSDANLAAVINHDRRKDDKARDVYRNPSETLAFFQVKPTHIVAEYGPGGGWYTRILLPYLSGSGKYVAVNGNSDSINFTSRAREGRSKSWPERFPDAASGWTGVPADQIAAYESDEVPEEMKGKIDRILIFRSMHGMLNGARSDSELQALRSILADDGMIGIVQHRANEDATYATSKGTKGYLKQSSIIALFELNGFELVDSSEINANPKDTKDYEKGVWTLPPVLTNKDQDRAKYQAIGESDRMTLLFKKRP
- a CDS encoding class I SAM-dependent methyltransferase codes for the protein MMKKKLIMIGTMTALGSLALMPASANHHAKEGVSHETNLGAVIAHERRAEDKARDKYRHPAETVSFFGIQPSHTVVEYVPGGGWYSRVLAPYVAEKGKFIGLTFAPDPLPFGDEAKERIRGFPAKFPNDVADWTGMPAAKFSAYTTDKVPEEANGTADFVIIPRMMHNLMRWNLADSEIKVMRNMLKDGGMVGIIQHRAKDSTPFSYADGNKGYLRTDTVVKFMEAHGFELVKQSEINANPKDTADYPKGVWTLPPRYAEGDTDKARFTEIGESDRMTLLFKKLP
- a CDS encoding DUF3147 family protein, producing MGEFAVRAIVSGVIVAIVAIIARRYPAMGALIASLPLISILAMIWLWRDTGDTELLAGHVQATFFYVIPSLPMFLIIPVMLRQGINFWASLSAGILVTIILYLATIPIAARFGIKL
- the aguB gene encoding N-carbamoylputrescine amidase yields the protein MTQNITVAALQLALNGNEVENIEAVSAHVAEAAEQGAQIILPPELFAGPYFCKTEDEALFALAKPTQDSAPVKAMQKLAKQLGVAIPASFFEREGPHHYNSVAMIDPNGEIMGVYRKSHIPDGPGYEEKFYFRPGNSGFKTWDVFGTTIGVGICWDQWYPETARAMALLGAEVLFYPTAIGSEPYDAGLDTSRMWRRAMQGHAVSNCMPVVASNRIGEEDGQSFYGHSFIANEWGDLVLEYGAEDSGVLVATFNLEQARKHRAGMGFFRDRRPELYGRLVEDC
- a CDS encoding uracil-DNA glycosylase family protein; amino-acid sequence: MSDHSPLPFAEAPKDCRRCPRLVGLRKSLRKEHGDWWNAPVPAFGDPNAWLAIVGLAPGKEGANRTGRPFTGDASGDLLFATLDNVGLSNGKFQSRADDGVTLNGAMILNAVKCLPPENKPNGVEINNCRPYLIKALDGLPNLKVILALGKIAHDSVVRMTGGRLADHKFAHGAEHRLPDGRILIDSYHCSRYNVNTKRLTAAMFEEVFRTTLARR
- a CDS encoding DUF3597 family protein — its product is MSIFGKIKSAIFGGEAKAAEPEAAAPAAEAAPAARAAITEVDVTARLDNIPGSDKLNWRTSIVDLMKLVQIDASYENRKALAQELGNASYSGSAEDNIALHKRVMSEIAANGGIVPAELKD
- a CDS encoding DUF937 domain-containing protein; this encodes MSILEILQQSGGIETMARELGVNESVAQAGAAALLPAVLGGFKKTTQAHPSGLDGLGGLLGQLGGGGLLDNVLGTEPTPVNQGNEVLGQIFGSKEVSRTVAAGAEQQTGISSDLLKKMLPVVAMMVAGYMAKQGGDDSGNGGGGLGGLIGGLLGGGSSASSSGGLGGLGSLLDLDGDGNPLDDIIGMAGKLAR
- a CDS encoding NfeD family protein; this encodes MTDLITTNPAYVWLTLAALLALAEIFVPGVFLIWVAAAAAVTGIASTFIELTLAGQLTLFGLSTIASVLLGRRWYLTNVVKSEDPLLNDRAARMIGTTVTVVKPVNATSGRVKVADGIWSARGPDLKKGETARIVDVADGVLILEEMPEQIT